In one Sporomusa sphaeroides DSM 2875 genomic region, the following are encoded:
- a CDS encoding MoaD/ThiS family protein: MSEQAGRTIEIRGFLHLYKFFKEKNWPIPLIMELEEPTTGTQLAEKLGIPLDEIEIVFVNGFAQSLDYAIQPGDRVAFVPPGCPGPYRMALGFYAKNQKNKFNFVRK, translated from the coding sequence ATGTCGGAACAAGCTGGGAGAACTATTGAGATACGGGGATTTCTTCATTTGTATAAATTTTTTAAAGAGAAAAACTGGCCTATCCCATTGATTATGGAACTTGAGGAGCCAACTACAGGCACTCAACTGGCGGAAAAACTGGGGATACCCCTGGATGAAATTGAAATAGTTTTTGTCAACGGTTTTGCGCAGTCTCTGGATTATGCTATTCAACCAGGTGACAGAGTGGCTTTCGTGCCTCCAGGCTGTCCGGGTCCATACCGGATGGCTTTAGGATTTTATGCCAAAAACCAGAAAAACAAATTTAATTTTGTTAGAAAATAA